One segment of Castanea sativa cultivar Marrone di Chiusa Pesio chromosome 3, ASM4071231v1 DNA contains the following:
- the LOC142627731 gene encoding uncharacterized protein LOC142627731, translating into MGSIWMMRQVSIRVVASTNSLLLSNSIITCQFPISFSFSSFYPKSQYLISLVSSSHRHSLSTTAASSSSSSSSHFGDVEEIEVSKNGSNSKTLLKGLTYSEFENWVQLQGYRPGQALMLWKRLYGNDIWAHHIDELEGLNKDFKKMLSENAEFKALSLKEILTASDGTKKILFTLEDGQVIETVVIPCDRGRTTVCVSSQVGCAMNCQFCYTGRMGLKRHLTAAEIVEQAVFARRLLTSEVGSITNVVFMGMGEPLHNIDNVIKAAEIMVHDQGLHFSPRKVTVSTSGLVPQLRRFLHESNCALAVSLNATTDEVRNWIMPINRKYKLGFLLETLREELRFKNNYKVLFEYVMLSGVNDSIEDANRLIDLIEGIPCKINLISFNPHTGSQFQPTSDAKMIEFRNVLAEAGCTVFLRPSRGDDQMAACGQLGNPGAIQAPLLRVPKQFQTALNISV; encoded by the exons ATGGGAAGTATATGGATGATGAGGCAGGTTAGCATTAGAGTAGTAGCCTCAACCAATTCTCTGCTTCTGTCAAATTCCATCATCACCTGTCAATTCCccatctccttctccttctcctccttCTATCCCAAATCACAGTATCTCATTTCCCTCGTCTCCTCCTCTCATCGCCACTCGCTTTCAACAACCgccgcttcttcttcttcttcttcttcctctcatTTCG gAGATGttgaagaaattgaagtttCGAAAAATGGCTCCAACTCCAAGACCCTTCTTAAAGGGTTGACATACTCTGAGTTTGAA AATTGGGTTCAGTTACAAGGTTACAGGCCTGGTCAGGCCCTAATGTTATGGAAGCGCCTATATGGGAATGACATTTGGGCACATCATATTGATGAGTTGGAAG GTTTAAACAAAGATTTCAAGAAAATGTTGAGTGAAAATGCTGAATTCAAGGCATTATCTTTAAAAGAAATTCTCACAGCATCTGATGGAACTAAAAAG ATTTTATTCACATTGGAAGATGGACAGGTGATAGAGACTGTTGTCATCCCTTGCGATAGGGGCAGGACTACTGTTTGTGTCTCCAGTCAAGTGGGTTGCGCCATGAATTGTCAGTTTTGCTACACTGGCAG GATGGGTTTAAAGAGACATTTAACTGCAGCTGAGATAGTAGAGCAAGCTGTATTTGCTCGGCGCCTGCTCACAAGTGAAGTTGGTTCCATTACCAATGTCGTATTCATG GGAATGGGAGAACCACTACACAACATCGACAATGTTATAAAAGCTGCAGAAATTATGGTGCATGACCAAGGCCTTCATTTCAGTCCTCGCAAGGTCACTGTCTCAACCAGTGGTCTTGTTCCCCAGCTGAGACGTTTCCTTCATGAATCCAATTGTGCTTTAGCTGTTAGTTTGAATGCGACAACTGATGAG GTCAGAAACTGGATCATGCCAATTAACCGGAAGTACAAATTAGGATTCCTTCTTGAGACCCTTCGTGAGGAGCTTCGCTTCAAAAATAACTACAAAGTTCTATTTGAATATGTAATGCTTTCAGGAGTTAATGACAG CATTGAGGATGCAAACAGACTTATTGATCTTATTGAGGGCATTCCATGCAAGATTAATCTTATCTCATTCAATCCTCATACTGGATCCCAGTTCCAACCAACCAGTGATGCAAAGATGATTGAGTTTCGAAATGTTTTGGCTGAAGCAGGGTGCACTGTTTTCTTACGACCTAGTCGAGGTGATGATCAGATGGCTGCCTGTGGTCAGCTTGGAAATCCTGGTGCAATCCAGGCTCCATTGCTCCGTGTGCCAAAGCAATTCCAAACGGCATTGAATATCTCTGTGTGA